In Euphorbia lathyris chromosome 2, ddEupLath1.1, whole genome shotgun sequence, the sequence atcccactgcctgtgatcctgcttatatggactggtatatgcgatattcgcatcctcatctccttcatgcaccacaggctggaccggtacagcatgctcgcgccaacagcgaatttgtaagtttattattatttaatatttttatttagtattagtttatatgtgtttattttttaatatttatttattaattttttttacagtgggttagctggttgtggcgtgtcattcaactagcggctacccaccgatctgacgaggatgctccacgcattaagagggagatggataaGTTTATGGAGGtgtggcgtcgggcgagctaaattatttttgtagaacttcatacattttaacacttttgatattatatttactcttttatgtttattaatttttatgtttattaatttttattttaatgtttatgtttttaaattttatttgttaaaaggTAATACGAGTTAAAATgccgtaattttatttttaaacggataattcgagttaaccacaattatcaacaattttttttgtgatttattcatGCGGGTGTgtggtaatcacgcctcaccgtaggtgcggacgtgatagcctcacgcctcaccctgtggtgaggcgtgattacctcacgtccGCGTGCCGGGAGAGGTTTTTTCCCCCAATTTCCCACCTCAAAGCCTCAAAGGGtactttcgtcctttcacggggctagaggtgggaaattggggctggatttaacaacacccttacAAAAAGAAAGGTTTATGTACCCTTAAACCCTAGGTTGTAAAAGACTTAAAAGCTCCTAAGACACAACAAACATAACCTAGGGCATTATGGGtaaaaagttacaaaataaaTTAATGGCAAACTAGTAAATAGAATAATGGTAGAAAATGTAAATAAGTAGTGGCAGGATGGTAATTAAGACAAAAGTTCGAATGAGAAGAACTTGTTGGTTAAATTAGTCGCACGGCGTGTGGTATGTCTGACATGTCGTGTGAGTTGTAAATCTGATAATTCACACGACGTGTGAATTAAGTAAAAAGAAGCAGAACCTCCTTTCTGACCGTACGACGTGTGGCTAAGTGACACAGCGCATGGTGCCTTTTCTTTCTCCTTTACTGCTGTCTGTCGAACCACACGATGTATTACTGTAATTGAATTAATTCGTTAAAAGAAGGTctgaaattttaataaaattagtattttgtttttgtcatcaattttataatttacagTGAAACGGTGAATTGAAAATAAGTTCATATTTGTAATGTTAGGAAGCATAAGGATCacctaaaaaaagaaaaaacttacCTTATCTCATATTACTATACTACCATAAAGAAACTAATATTCAGAATcccatatttatttatatatgacAACAGAATCCCCATATGAGATTCTAAAGAGTATTATCATTTAATACAAAAACCCAACCCAACAACTACCAATCAAACTATTGTTCAAACCTAAACAAAAAGTCGTATATaactatataatatatatgcatGTTAAAGCATATACTAACATATTGTTACCTgtcaaaattattaaaatctcaactaatcttagaaagttaattttaatcTACCTAGCAAAAACTTTATCcatcaaaatttttaaaaaaaaaactcttaacTCATCATTTAtattaattgaaatttaattGTAACGAGTATTGTCTGATTATAAATATTGTGTTGTTTGCTTTCGAAGGAGTTATAGGAGTCGGAGTTGTTGTTCGTGATTCGCGAGGGCAATTTGTTACGGGAAGAACTGCTATAGTAGAAGGTGTGCTGGAGGTTCGGGATGGGGAAACACTTGCTCTTCTCCAAGCTTTGTTATGGACTGACATTGGGATTTCAGAGAGTTACTTTTAATGTTGATGCCAAAAATTATTTGTGACAATGTTTCCTCCTTCTCGGAGTTAACTACTCGGAGTTTGATAACTTAATTACAAGATGCAAAGCTATTCTCCAAAGTAATAATGAGTTTTTTGTCCGTTTTCTTAGACGACAATCAAATGGTTTGACATGTCACATGTGTTAGCTATGTCATCTCAATTATATACTAGTCTCATGTTTTGTGATGTTATTCCTAGTTTTATtacattttctttattaaaaaTTTATCCTAGTGAGGCTTAATAATGAAATTTctgttaaagaaaaaataataagtcaaatattattaaataataaatcagGTGACAAATATTTAGACCTAACAATTTcatgttcgagtcgtgttcttAACGTGTTCTTTTCGGGTTCGTGTTAAAAAGAGTAAATTCAAACTTAACCCAAAAACTTTTGTGTCAcaatcgtgttaacctgttcggatTAGTGTCGATTTTGTGTCGTGTTTTCGAgttacatataattttattatgcatatatactaataataacttttaaaaatacaaGAATGTTAtggggtcatgtaatgtgtttataacaatttaggaggttgaaatcatatttgtaagtaataattataattttattatctttattagtaacatataaaaaaacaagataacgtaataataattttaaatattcgtgtcgGTTTCATGTTACCTTATCGATCCTAACCCAACACAAAAATTTGCTAGTCAATTAAAAAATGAtacattacctactaaactaaactcaaacaCTAAAATTTTATCGATTTCGTATCGTATAACCTCGTCATGTATACTTTTGCCACCTCTAACTATCATCATTTGGGAGGctgaaataataaaattgaaaatcaatATTGTAGGTTGGTTAATGGCTAATAGTACTGATTTAAGGCTATGTATCCCAATCCTATTACGTTACAGAGACAGAGACACACGCCTTCTCTTTCTTTTGTTCCAAACGCCTGGGTTGATTTTCACATAACATTCCATTTCCGCCTTTCCTTTCCCTCTCCACCGACTAGCTTTCCCTCCCTATAAAACCCCTCAAAACACCTCAATTCACCCTCTTCCAATCTCACAAAGCTACCACTTGATCCTCTTTCTCCTTATTTATATGGATTGCTACCTCCTCCTTCTTCCAACAACTTAATTTTGATCCCCATATACCTACATTAATATGCATACATTGAAAGATAAAGTCTCCAATCAGCTCTCTCGTTTCTTTGCCGATTCAAAAAATCATAATtctccttcttctcctcctcctcctcctgtttcaccaccCGATCCTTCTCAGGTTATTTTGATCCTTCCCCTTTGTTTTCTTTATGTTTTCCTTTTCTGTTGGTTTTCCGAGAGTGCTAGCTAGATCCGATTGGTATTGTACAATGTCGTTAAGTGGTTCAATTTATATATTGATCCGAGAATGTATGTTAGCTGATATATTGAATTATCTAATGTGTAGAAGGGTCTTCTGATTTCAGATTGATATCATGTTGGGGGGATTTGTTTGGGTAATTGATTATAGTTTTGAGTTTGGTAGCTATGGGAACATAAGAAAAGTAGacagaaatttttatttatttgctttAAAAAAATAGGATTCTGGTGTTTCCTGTTGAATTTCATTGTTATTAAGTTTTGATGTGGGAAATTTGAATATGCAGGGAAAACAGTTCTCTAGTGAGGGGAAGTCATTTTCTTCATACTTTTCTTTCCCTTACCGTTCGTATAACTTTGGTGGTTCTGGATCAAAAAGACACCAACATGGTTTCCATCCAATTGAACAACAACCTGTTAAATGGGGTGAAAAGGAGGATGGTTACTCGGTTAAGTATCATGAATGCAACATAATGAATGAGGATGAggattattttaaaattagtGAAGATGCTAAAGAAGGTATTACAGTTTGTACTAAAAATCAAACAGGTAAAATCCATGAAAGCAATGATGGCTCTGCAAGGAGCAGCGATGACAATGATGTATTCGAGGAAGCACGTGAACAGCAGACTCCACGGAGTCCTTCATGTAATCTCATGGTTGAATCATCTTTTATTTCCTCGGAGATGTATGAATTTTTGCATTCATCCCTTCCTAATATAGTGAAGGGTTGCAAGTGGGTTTTGGCATACAGGTAAATCCTGCTGATAAATCTATAGCCTGTTGGCACAGCTCTACTTGTATTAATTGTGTTTAGATCTTGATTCACTTCCAATTATTTCAAATGAAGGGCAGTACCCTGAAGCATGGAATTTCACTCCGGACACTAATTCGGAAGAGTGCTGATTTTCCTGGTCCCTGCATTCTGGTATGCCAATATCTATGATCTAATGATTTCCAATTACAGTTCCCCATAAGATAATCATCATTTTAATTATGCCTTAATTAGATAAGATGAGTTCTTATGGTATAAATTTCTAGGTTGTTGGTGATAGACAAGGTGCTGTATTTGGTGGTCTGCTAGAATGTCCATTGACACCTACACCCAAGAGAAAATATCAGGTAACACTTGTTTAGTTAATATTATGTGCATTTACAATACTTCTTCTAATTCTGTTTCCTTTTATACAATTCAAATGTTTTATGAACACGGTTATCTTTTTTCCAATTTCAATGATAGGGGACAGTTCAATCTTTTGTGTTTACAACTATATATGGTGAACCAAGGCTATTTAGACCAACTGGTAAGCTCTCACATCAATTTAATTTCTTCTTCGAAAATGAAATGAGTGAGGTCAAATGCATAACACTTTTGAGAGATGCAACTACTGTTTCCAGTTCATAGTAGTCAATTTTCACATATGTGAAGCTTTTGCATTCATAAGTGTTTGATCATCTCTCTTTCTTTCAAAGAGAACGGTTTCTTGCTTTATGGTCAATTTGATTCTTTATTTCAGTAGAGGCACTTCAAAGTTGTCATCCTTTATGGCAACGTGCATAAACAAATCGCTATGGATATTGTGATCCCTCAATGAAAAAGAAGTATTTTGTATGCTATGTTCTTGATAGCATAGAAGCTGATAAGGTTGTGGAATTTTAGCAGTTACATAACCTGTCAGCAGTAATAAGCTGCGAATATATTTCCCGTAATATGCATATAAACTGACTAATGACTAATGCAAATAGGTGCAAACCGATATTATTACATGTGTTTAAACGACCTACTAGCACTTGGTGGTGGAAGCAACTTTGCTTTGTGCTTGGATGGAGACCTGTAAGTTGAATTTTTTACTAATCCACTttgaatttcttcaattggttcatagagaaaaatagaaaatcatcTAGATGTTACTTCATTTAATCCTTTTTATTTATGTtgtttttctcttatttttcctTGAGGTAGGTTAAATGGAACTAGTGGACCTTCTGAAACCTATGGGAACATGTGTCTGGCACACAAACCTGAGTTTGATATAAAAAACGTTGAGGTAATTACCTTCTACAATTTAGAATCATGCCTGAAGGTTGTCGAATCTCAAGCATTATTCCAATTCCTACTTTTGCTCATTTGCTTAAATTATCTACTTTTGCTCATTTGCTTAAATTATCTTGCACTACTGCTACCTTTAGTTTCCATTTTATCCTTATAGTACCTTTTGCAACTCCTAAATACTGTAATATTGTCCATGCATCATACAGTTGATCATCGTATGAAGTAGTTCTTATTCTCTTTTATTTGCAGATGATCTGATTCAGGTCTATTATGATGATATTTTGCATTATACAATTAATACCATACATGATACATCATTAGGTTAATATTTGGTCAATCGATGAATCTGAAAGGTACATTTGTAGTCTAAGAAAAAATTAGATCGAGTTTATATTGCCTTGTCAGTTAGATGGTTGTAATTCTGTTATGTATAGTAAAAAGTAATGAAAAAAGGGCTCTTCTTTTGCTTATGAGAGTGAAAGAATTCAGTCATTAAGAATTTGCAGCGTGGCAAAGTAAGTATTTCTCTAAAATATATGCAGCAGCCGAGTCCTACTATGATCGATTTGTAGTTTCAGAATGCAATGCTTTACTCAGCTGAGTTTACCTTGCAATTGCTGCATGCTTTTGCCAGTTCGTATGAATGCCTATTTgctatttgatattttgatcCATATTTTTATCCATTTATTGGTTGTAAGCAACGTTAGATGCTTTATCCTGATGCTTTATCCAGATTACTAACTCTCCTTTATGTTGATGGTAATTTGTTACACGTGCAGCTTTGGGGATTTACACATTCATCAAAGTACCTAACTTGACTCAAGAAACGGAAGTTTGTCATCTCTGATTCGTGatgtttgtttatttattctttcaacaatggaatggaatggaattGATTGTCTTTTGGTGAAATACTAGAATGTCAATTCCTGAACAAGTCATTGCTCGCTGCAAAAGGAGAAGTGACCTCATCTCTTTGGAATCGGCATTCTCTAAAAAACACAGCTTGTGCTTAGGTAACAGAGTAGAGGGTTAAAAGAGTAGCTAGGAAGCCCACAGTTGTCGGTATCTCATTTTTGTAGTATTTGGAGACTCAAACcttttgatgatattttagtgtATTAATACAATTAGTGCAACAGTTAACATCAATATATTGTGCTTTCCTTTTGATGCAATGTGATATTTGATATTTTATAGTGTATTAATACatcggcttaatacatcatttgtctcctgaacttgtccaaaaaggttgattAGGCCTGACCTTTCAAAATGTCCAAATAGTCgcttaaacttgcataaaatgtaatcaattgatcactcggttacaaaaaaaaagtaagttaaatgcggaaaatatattgcacgcgtttaaaaaaaaagtaaaacaatcaagatcggGAGTATGCGGTTGTACTATTAGAGAATACAAGTTTTATATTTGAAcaaataataactttatttttaatctattcttgaattatgtaataaacattttaaaacatgtggaatacatcttccgcatttaccTTACTATTTTTTGCAATCatgtgatcaattgattacattttacgcaaattcagaagactaattgaatattttatattCAGAGgactaattgaacattttatataaattcaagaGACTATTGAAACACTTTAATAGTTCAAAAGGTCAATTgacctttttggacaagttcagaaaaCAAATGACGTATTAAATCTAATACATTCGTGTAACTGATGACATTCATCGTGTTGTGCTTTCAAACAGTTaatattcattttaaattgtGCATGCTAACGGAAAAGCAGCAGCGGGCTCCCTTCAATGTTTTCTTCCTACTTTAAAAAATACCGACATTAAAACAAAGATAAGCAAAGGCTTTCCTATATTTATCTAGATGGTCGAATCAGAACTGGTACCTATAGTATTGTTTAAATTAACTGACTAACATTAGAAGTTCAACCCATACAAATGAGCATAAACAATCACTCGTTTAGATTAACTGAGAACTAACATTAGAAGTTCAACCCATACAATTgagtataatcaaaataaaagtAGCTATTTTTATGGCAATAAGAAAATTTTACAACATTTCAATTCAAAGGATATAAAGTAGCAACAGAAATAAAAGTTCCAATGGGTGCTTCGATTTCATCTCTTCGATTTCATGTGATCCTGCACCTAGATGTATGGCTCAAGTAACTAGAAAAACAAGGAAGGTGCCAATACCCCATAATTTATAGCAACTCAAGTTCTACATCAGCGCGCCACTGCCGATTACAATACATCCCAATAGAAGCTGCAAAAGCAACCGCATGAAGCCCACTTCCAAAATCAGGTAACTCACTGAGAAATCATGACTCTTCTTGAGCTTCATCCCCAGGCAATCCAAATATTCGAAGATTTCGGTCCAGTGATCCTACTGCTAAGTATTTAGCATCAGGCCCGAACTTTACACATGTTACTTTTCCTGTCAATTTTAGCATAATATAATACTCTGTTAATCACTATAGTTCCAGATGGAtgcaacaaataaaaataaataatagacAACTTGGTAAACTCCAGTCTAGATAAATAGAAAAGAACCTGTGCCAGACAAATCTGGAAGAGTCTTGATACAATTCCAGTCTTGTTTAACGCTGCCAACTTGGTAAACTCTATAAAAAGCACAAGCAACGCAATGAAACTTTAGGTCAGAAAATTAGAAGGCAGATAAAAAGACCGGATCTTGAGGTATCCGGTAACATAAAGTCACAAAATAAATAAGACTACAGACAGCCCAAAACTTTCTCTGGGATGAGCAATACCAGGAATTATATT encodes:
- the LOC136219487 gene encoding uncharacterized protein produces the protein MHTLKDKVSNQLSRFFADSKNHNSPSSPPPPPVSPPDPSQGKQFSSEGKSFSSYFSFPYRSYNFGGSGSKRHQHGFHPIEQQPVKWGEKEDGYSVKYHECNIMNEDEDYFKISEDAKEGITVCTKNQTGKIHESNDGSARSSDDNDVFEEAREQQTPRSPSCNLMVESSFISSEMYEFLHSSLPNIVKGCKWVLAYSTLKHGISLRTLIRKSADFPGPCILVVGDRQGAVFGGLLECPLTPTPKRKYQGTVQSFVFTTIYGEPRLFRPTGANRYYYMCLNDLLALGGGSNFALCLDGDLLNGTSGPSETYGNMCLAHKPEFDIKNVELWGFTHSSKYLT